The following is a genomic window from Antechinus flavipes isolate AdamAnt ecotype Samford, QLD, Australia chromosome 3, AdamAnt_v2, whole genome shotgun sequence.
CACATGGCTCAGTGGTGCTATCCATTCAGCAGCCCAGACTGCCTTGACCTTCCGTCTTCCCTACTGTGGTCCCAATCAGATAGAGCATTATGTTTGTGATGCACCACCCATTCTCAAATTAGCCTGTGCAGACACTTCAGTCAATGAGATGGTGATCTTTGTTAACATTGGTGTAGTAGCTTCTGGATGTTGcttcatgatttttctttcctatgtttTCATTGTTCGTGCTATCCTGAGGATCCACACAGCAGATGGCAGACACAAAGCCTTTCAAACTTGTGTTTCCCATTGCATTGTGgtcctttgtttctttgttcctgGACTCATCATCTATCTAAGACCAGGCTCAAAACATGTTATGGATAATATTATAACCATTTTCCAAACAATGATCACACCCATGCTGAATCCCTTGGTATACACATTAAGgaacaaggaagtaaagatggcTTTGATGAGGTTGAAAGatagaagaaattttttataGTCTATAACTGCTGGGGACAGGTTCCCATagtttccctcccctccccatacAAATTGACATGTCATAATTGTACCTTCTTTGGGTCACAGGGAAGTAGAAATAGCATTAATCTCAAAGTCTAAGCCACTAAATCATTGCTTGATCTTGGATTTTTACCTCTATGTacctcactttattttttagcaAAATATGTGTGGAAGATGTGAATGGGAGAGTTGCTAAGGTTCTTCTAGCACCAACTTCAAGATTCTatgataaaatattgaaatttacATATTCTGGATAGCAAAAGCCAATGCCTGACCTaagcaaatattaaaaagtaGGTAGAGTTTGTAGGTAATATCCTTTTGCCTTCCATTTTTGTACCCTCCACCCCCTTTTTCCCTATGTCTTAATGTTCTTTCTACCCTAtccaaatttatatttctgtctGGAAAAAGACAAGTATTTGAAAAACTGAAGTCTTGATATGCATCTAGACTGGGAAGAGTCAGGGAGAACTCAATGTGCCATCTATCAAgaggaattttattttgaattgggAACAATTTCTTAATCCAGGGATGGGAAATCATTTCTCTACAATAAAAATCTAATTGAGGCcaatggagattaaaaaaaaaaaatcagaccagtttacaaacatttttctattatgataacaaaaatataaaataattctttttgttcATTGTTAAAGCACAATTTGCCACCCTAATGTTGCTCTTATCCTGTCTTCAGCTTTCTCATAATGGAAATACAATAGCACTCCTAAAAGGAGGATGCTATTCTCTAAGAGCATAATGCGATTAGATGAGATTTTAAGTATAACATGCCAGTGTAGAGCTTAtaacttttttatataaaataaatccctttGACAGTTTGGGGAAGTCACAGGTCccttaaaataatgcttttaaatgccaaaaatatatatatatatagaattgcaaaggaaaccatttTATTGAAATGCAGGGAAGAAAAAATGTTCAACAATATATTTCAGGAAATAATATTAGTAAACTGTTGAGAATTTTGAATAAAGGCAATGAAGAATGATGATTTATTTGAAACACAGATCATACTACTCACACTGAATATTTAGCAATGGGCTCATGGGCCAACTGTAGTTGGCTGATTCCAATACCAGCAGACTCCAACACATTTTAAGAGAATATTTACCTTGCAAGtttattaaataattgaaatttagggaagttaaataagtaaaattatcaataaatgattaaataatgaaatacatTCTCTTGTATTTAtaggtgaatttttttaaaaagagtttgaaatgagaggtaaaagaaagaacaaagaaagatcATCAAGCGATTAAAAAATAACCTACATGACAAAAGAATTGAAGAATTtaaagcagaaaggaaagaataaaggctGAAATAATACTTTATGGACTAAATTTTTTGGTTCCATATACATGAAGCAATAACTTTTGCGGGAGGgatagaaaagataatttagaCATATAGGAAAGCactaggggaaaagaagaaagatgctGGAAATTTGCCCCATCCAAGTCCACAAGAGAATAGTGAATAAGTGAACAGGTCTGGTATAAGAAGGGTATCTTATATTCCATCTTCAATTAATGTAAGTAACAAAATGGTCTCTGTCTTGATACTTTTATtagataataatttcttttaaattgaattatagGTCAATCAAATATGTAAACTAAGTATGAACAATTCCTAAACATCTCTATTGAATCAATCACTCAATCAAACATATGAATTAGATCAAAGGAGTGTCAAGCTTCAAATCACTATATATAATTAGATGACGCATCTATTggaataaattgaaagaaaatcttacacacacacacacacacacacacacatagacacacacactcacacattcacacttACACAATAGGTGATTAGagaaaaatattgagaaagaaaTCAGCTAAGCTTTGAGAGCATATTGAGAAATCAAATTCTTGTGTCTATAGTGAGGGATAGCCAATTAGTATAGTCATAAGgattcaaatatttctttccctttcctcttgtTATCTAAACACACTGAAAAAAAGGTCGTTTCAGGGAGAATTACTTCTTTGGGGAAGGCCAAATCACAGTTTCAAGATTAAATGGAAGTTCCAAACTTCAGAATCCAGGAAAGTGCTGTAGATACTTCAGGGGAACCTCACGAAGACtccaagaaggaaaatgaaaaagaatttccatctaaaaataaaatgatctgcATTTGCCTTTTATTCACATGTACTCTCTAGCTTACTCTCTCCAGAGACATTATGTGTAATAATGGGAGAGTATGCAGAAGTCTTTTAGAGGaatgttttgttccaatttttcttgctGTATTACATTAGTAAATATCCCTTTCTAAAAGCTAACACTGGCTGGCTAATAATATTGGCAATACAGGGAAATAGGAGCTTTATGAGCATTGTGTTAGAAATCATGTCTAATCACTCATATTACCCCCAGGACCTTGTGAGGAGCAATAAATATTGCCCTCTGGGGACTCCATCTGGCAATAGGATGACAAACTGGAAAATCTGGAGTGTCAGTTACCCTGGCCTTCAGAGTGAAGGATGATCAAAAGTTAAATAGATAGCtagtggagtcaagatggcagagaaaaaacAGGGACTTACCAGAGTTTTcccaaactttaaaataatttttcaaaatgaaatctgGAATGGTAGAACTTTACCAAAAAAATGTGGTGAAAAAATTTTCAGCCTATGATAACTTAGAAAGTTAGCAGGAAATGTCTATTGAGAATGGGACACAGTACGTAACAGGCAATTTCCCTGGGAAGGCACTAGCCCACTCTGGGGGCAATTGAATCAGCAGCAATGTTGCTCTCAGCCCACAGAAAGTAAGGATTCAGACAATTAGCCAGAAGGAGATAGCAGGCACCTTTTTGCTGGCAATGGGTTTGTCCACCCATATTTAGATCTAATTCATAGTCCTAGGATGAGGAGGAATACTAGcattctaaaaatcaaataaacagggtagaagaaaaaaatgggaaaagatgtgAGAGTGATGCAaacaaaaatcatgaaaaaagagtcagtTGATTGGTAAAGGAGGCTCAaagacattgaagaaaataacaatttaaaaacaaactacaGCAAATTGTAAATGAGGCTCAAAATCCAATAGAGagaacttaaaaaatagaattagccaaACAGTCTTGGAtgtacaaaaatttactgaagagaagaatatctttaaaagaagaattggccaaatacagaagaaacaaaagtactaaggaaaataattccttaaaaattagaataagcaaattaagagagcatagAATAATTAATGTTTCAGACATTCATTAGGGACAAACATAGGACTGAAGATATAAGAAGCATcagaacatataaaataaataatttttattatataaaataaaaataaattttttatataaaataaaaaaagattttgcacaaacaataccaatgcaacaaaaattataaggaaaacacaaaactaaagaaaattttGTAACAAGCATCTCTAATAAAAAGCCTTGagtcttaaatatatagagaacagagtcaaatttataaaaagcacaagtcattccctaattggtaCATGATCAAATgacatgaagaaataaaaaatatctatataGCTTATGAAAGATGCTCTAAATTACAactgatttgagaaatgcaaattaaaaaattcTGAGATTGTATCCCATACATATCAGAATGGTtaatacaacaaaaaagaaaaacattagatgttggaggagatgtgagaaaactagaaTATTAAtgaatgttggtggaattgtgaactcattcaaccattctgtagaacaatttggaactatgcctaaaggactatattattgtgcataccttttaatccaacAATATAACTGCTAGGTCTATATCATAAAGACATCCcccaaaatgagaaaaggaactatttgtacaaaaatatttatagcatctctttttgtggttgctaagaattagaaatcaaaaggaattatcaattgggcaattactaaacaagctgtgatatatgagtGCAATAGaatattgtggtataagaaatgataagcaaaatgatagaaaaatctggaaaaacttacaaAAATTGATACatcatagtgaagtgaacagaactagaacaGCAATATTGTCCTataaagaactgtgaatgacaactattttcagcaatacaatgattcaagacaatcccaaagaactaatgatgaagtatataatctgccttcagagaaagaacccATATTGATTAAATATAAATTGAGACATGCTCACTGGTATAGTTCGGGGGAAGggcaaaaaggaaagggggaataaaatttgaactttaaataaaaatgataaaaaaattaaaaagaaattagaattgggcaagtggaagatATTAATGATTACAAGGGACatcaagaaaaaatgaatcaaaataaaaagaatggaaacagaaattaaaagaatccccTGCCCATtttttgaaagagatcccaaaatgaaaactatcaggaatattatagccaaattctggaacttccAGGTCATAAAGCAGAACAGGAGAACGttgtacacaacaataatatttcaacatGAGCAAGTATATATAACTCAGCTGTTTTCACTCTGTTTATCGAATATTTCAAAGTAGATCTCTGCAGAAATCTTAAACTCACCATATGCAAAACTGAACTAGTTCCCCTAAAACCTTTTCCCCTTCCTAATTTCCCAGTCATTCAGGCTTGCACCCTAGTTGTCATTCTTGATTCTTTATTCTCCTCCCCACTGaaatccaatctgttgccaagataTATCAATTTTTCCTTGCAACATCTCTTAATTGTACTTCTTTCTCTTACTTTGGCATCATTACCACTCTGATTCAGACCCTCATCTCCTCATCTAGACTAATGCAATAGACTGCTAAGAGATCTGTCTGCCACAGTTGTCTATTCTCTCTAGTGAGCCTCCATTCATGCTTTTTTTCTGATGTGCAATTCCAACCATGTCATCCCTGCTCCCCTCTCctaataaattcaattcaataaaatccaATAGCTCTATATCATCTCTGAGATTAAATATGCAattctttggcattcaaaactcttcataatTTGGGAACTTCACCGTTTCAGTGTTTTCACACCTTATATTTCGATCCAGTTATATATCTCCTTGTTATTACTCAAATAAGACATTTTACCAATTAAATCAAAGAAATTTTACTTATTGTCCCCTATGATAtgaaatgctttccctcctcatttctgcctcctggatttcctggcttcctttagtCCCAACTtgcattttaatgatttttattgtttcttgataagttaattcctttatgaattttgtaaatattttgcatggaattctctttctactattatctttcaggttttttttttttttttagtaatgtaaggaaataatgatgatggtgggaATTACTTTGCATCCTATTATTTGTCTAAAGGGTTTTCAAAGTAAACTATTATGTCATCTGCATCTGCAAATAAGGACGATTTTTTCACCACTTATATTTATATCGAAATATAAACAGATATAAGGtgtgaaaacactgaaaaggtgAAGTtcccaaaacagaacaaaaaggaaaaaccaagagaaagaaaaaaacaaccaaaaagtaaaataatatgctgtgatctgcattcagtttgCATAcctttttctctggatgtagatgacagtttccatcacaagtatatattggaattgtcttggatcactgtactgctgagaagagttaagtctatcaaagCTGATCATCATGCAGTGTTGTGTTAAATGAACTACAAGTGAAAACAGTAGTACTATAATAGTAGGGAACTTTAATCTTTACATCTCAGA
Proteins encoded in this region:
- the LOC127557259 gene encoding olfactory receptor 10G9-like, translating into MEMQNESFVATFILTGIPHTPDLGTTLFAIFLVIYAFTLMGNLLILLLIKVDSHLCTPMYYFLANLSFIDMWFSTVTVPKILMGLLSPDGGVISFHSCVAQLYFFHGLGSTECFLYTVMSYDRYLAITYPLRYATMMNGKTCALLAGSTWLSGAIHSAAQTALTFRLPYCGPNQIEHYVCDAPPILKLACADTSVNEMVIFVNIGVVASGCCFMIFLSYVFIVRAILRIHTADGRHKAFQTCVSHCIVVLCFFVPGLIIYLRPGSKHVMDNIITIFQTMITPMLNPLVYTLRNKEVKMALMRLKDRRNFL